In a single window of the Desulfuromonas sp. TF genome:
- a CDS encoding benzylsuccinate synthase beta subunit family protein, with translation MPPRYLGKEETVSATTNHKMMHEEIGTKKPCRSCKWQIADPTNPLRGQCTVNRTPMGGVWKRWVTDVNNMTCGSHEVGKLSFREHV, from the coding sequence ATGCCTCCTCGTTATCTAGGCAAGGAGGAAACAGTGAGCGCAACGACTAATCACAAAATGATGCATGAGGAAATTGGAACCAAAAAACCTTGCCGTAGCTGCAAATGGCAAATAGCCGATCCCACCAATCCGCTTCGGGGACAATGCACAGTCAACAGAACTCCAATGGGTGGCGTGTGGAAAAGATGGGTAACCGACGTGAACAATATGACCTGCGGTAGCCACGAGGTCGGCAAGCTCAGCTTCCGGGAGCATGTGTGA